TGAATCCGTGGACGCGCGACCGCTCCAGCTCTCCTGCAGCAGTCGCCGGAACTCCGCGCGGCCAGCGTTGGTGTCGGACCCGATGGTCTCGATCGCGAGCGAGCGCCAGCGTTCCATCAGCAACGCGCGGTCGTCGAGTTGTACCGCCAGCATATCGGCGGTGGTGATGCGCTCCAGCTTGCGGATGCCGTCGAGGATCTGCCTCGCGCGCGCCAGGGTCGTATCCGCCGTCGCCAAGCATCGCCAGGTACTCGCCCGACACGATGCGGTTGTTCGCGGTGACAATCACTGCGTCCGCGGGATTGACGATGCGCGGGTAGGAGGCGGAGTCGTACCAGCCACTCCAGCGGCGGGTGCCATCGGCCCAGGAGACTGGGAGTTGGCCGGTGAAGCCCACGCGCTTCGGAATGCGGCCCGCGACCGTCCACGCGATCTGTCCCTGGTTGTCGGCGATCACGCAGTTCTGCCCAGGGATGCCGGCCTGGTTCGCCACGGCGATCGCCTCTTCGAGGGAAGCCGCGTGCTCCATCTGCGACATGCGGAAGTTCATGCCCTCAGGGCTGTGCGCCACCCACGCGATGGCGAACAGCCTGCCCTTGTGATCGGGCGCGGCCACCGGGCCCCAGATCGTTTCGCGCACATCCAGCCACTGGTCTTCCTCATCATCTACGCCGATGCGCTCGCGAGTGACGTCGAATGCGCGCGGACCTTCCGGTGTCAGGTAACGGGTGGGGTCGCCTGGAACCGTCTCGATGAGCACGCGGTCGCTCCAGTCGGCCGTGGTGTTGGTGAAGCCCCACGCCACATGGCCGTTGCTGCCGACCACTACCGATGCGGTGCCGGGAAGCGTGATGCCCGAAACCTGATGGGGACCGCGGTCGTCGGTCCAGGCCAGAGACGCGCGGTACCAGATATTCGGCACACTAAGGCCGAGGTGCATGTCGTCGCTGATCAGCGCCCGGCCATCTGACGTGCGGCTGCCGGCCACGGCCCAGTTGTTGCTGCCGCGGGCGTCTTCCGGTGTCGCCAGTCCGATCGACGCAAGGAATGACTCGCTCGCCACCGCCTGACTTGCGGCCGGCGAAGCAGGCACGGCGTTCCGCAGGTCGAACACTGTGGCGGGTGGAGGCGTTGGCGGCGGCAGGGCCTCGCCATGCATCGGCGTATCCCACTCACTGCTCGTGCTGTTGAGGAACTCAGCAAGGCCGGCTGGGAAGGCCTCGTGCAGAAGCGCTGCGCGCGCCTCGCCACCTGCGGTGGAATCCTGCAGGCTGAAGAACATCGATGCGATCACGAGGATCGAGTCTTCGCGGGTCCATGGGGCCGGCGTTTGACCCAGCAGCAGGTACTCGAACGGCAATGCGTCCAGGGCCTTCAGGCCCGCGTTGACGCCGTCAACGTAGGCGTCGGCCAGGGCGAGATCGGACGGGCTGGTGGCGGCGATCACAGCGGCCGCGCGGTGGCGAAAACGGTGCAGCCTTGCGCCCTGGTCAGTGGTGAGGGCGGCGCGCCCGAAGAGTTCAGACAGTTCCCCGGCCGCACGGCGTCGCGACAGGTCCATCTGGAAGAAACGATCCTGCGCGTGGATGAAACCAAGGGCGCGGGCGACGTCGAGTCTTGTGGAGCCCTTGATGGTCGGCACTCCAAGCGCGTCGCGATCAACGGTGACCGGAGCCGAGAGTCCTGCAACTGTGAGGGTGCCATCGAGTTGCGGCAGGCTGCGTCCCAACTGTATCCAGGCCCACCCTGCGGTGATCAGGGTAAGAAGGATGACCAGGAGCAGCAGCCAACGGACCACGCGCAAGAGACGTCGCATTGGCGTATTCTACGCGGTGCATGAGTGCACATCGATCCCGTACCCTTCTCATATCTCTGACGTGTGTTGGCCTCGCTGCCGCCTATGCGGCCACAGCGCGGCCGGACGTTGAGGCGCAGACGCCTCGCCCCGGGTCTGCCGACTCCATCACCGAACGCAGCCTTCGGGCGCACCTGGAGTTTCTCGCCAGCGACGCCATGAACGGCCGCGCCAGCAACAGCCGCGATGAGTGGATCGCCGCCACGGCCATCGCCTCGCAGTTCCAGTTGTGGAACCTCGAGCCGATGGGTGATAACGGCGGCTACGTGCAGGCGGCCGAGATCCTGCGCGAGCAGATGTCGGCGCCGGCCGTGCTTTCAGCGGGCACGAGCCAGTTCACGCACGGGAAGGAAATGCTCGTG
This is a stretch of genomic DNA from Acidobacteriota bacterium. It encodes these proteins:
- a CDS encoding penicillin acylase family protein: MRRLLRVVRWLLLLVILLTLITAGWAWIQLGRSLPQLDGTLTVAGLSAPVTVDRDALGVPTIKGSTRLDVARALGFIHAQDRFFQMDLSRRRAAGELSELFGRAALTTDQGARLHRFRHRAAAVIAATSPSDLALADAYVDGVNAGLKALDALPFEYLLLGQTPAPWTREDSILVIASMFFSLQDSTAGGEARAALLHEAFPAGLAEFLNSTSSEWDTPMHGEALPPPTPPPATVFDLRNAVPASPAASQAVASESFLASIGLATPEDARGSNNWAVAGSRTSDGRALISDDMHLGLSVPNIWYRASLAWTDDRGPHQVSGITLPGTASVVVGSNGHVAWGFTNTTADWSDRVLIETVPGDPTRYLTPEGPRAFDVTRERIGVDDEEDQWLDVRETIWGPVAAPDHKGRLFAIAWVAHSPEGMNFRMSQMEHAASLEEAIAVANQAGIPGQNCVIADNQGQIAWTVAGRIPKRVGFTGQLPVSWADGTRRWSGWYDSASYPRIVNPADAVIVTANNRIVSGEYLAMLGDGGYDPGAREADPRRHPQAGAHHHRRYAGGTTRRPRVADGTLALARDRDHRVRHQRWPRGVPATAAGELERSRVHGFSWLSPGAAVQVEDGRVGVRAVCRKIEDDGPCVSVDAWPQPGGNSVGDGLRSAGAPAQPCVCRLEGAATGRRRSDGSGADD